Proteins found in one Oryza glaberrima chromosome 4, OglaRS2, whole genome shotgun sequence genomic segment:
- the LOC127769556 gene encoding uncharacterized protein LOC127769556 isoform X2 yields the protein MSMSYDGDQSEDRQSEEVQSAYKSHGGGVLRGYFNLDRSEEQNEENEWSWIPQDGDPLAESMSSLQTTQEALENEMQKLSDLSKELGADNFSSDNRANNAFVSPDEDDVLETNQKMSHLEQKLEEASNTIREKNSVLSQLQELIDGMHIATPAERAFDIDQLETDLDRQLQEKIEAEIQSLVMLKARQSWQVRTEDQLALKEHKLSSGGDNGDGDCDSDNARMMMMVKLRETESKIVKLKEQVEKLEVHERELFGTTQVLRMQSRTLKICLFGLLQLVLLFLSLKAFFAQVSDPFDDVVPT from the exons ATGTCGATGAGCTATGACGGGGATCAAAGCGAGGACCGGCAAAGCGAAGAGGTTCAATCAGCATATAAAAGTCACGGTGGGGGTGTGTTAAGGGGGTATTTTAATTTGGATAGGTCTGAAGAgcaaaatgaagaaaatgaGTGGAGTTGGATTCCTCAAGATGGTGATCCTCTAGCTGAATCAATGTCTTCGCTTCAGACGACACAAGAAGCTCTTGAGAATG AGATGCAAAAACTGTCAGATCTTAGCAAGGAGTTAGGGGCTGACAACTTCAGCAGTGATAACAGAGCAAACAACGCATTCGTTTCGCCTGATGAGGACGATGTTCTTGAAACGAATCAAAAGATGAGCCATCTAGAACAGAAACTGGAAGAGGCGTCAAACACTATCAGAGAGAAGAACTCGGTATTATCACAGCTTCAAGAACTCATCGACGGCATGCACATAGCAACACCGGCGGAGAGGGCCTTCGACATCGATCAGCTGGAGACGGACCTCGACCGCCAGCTCCAGGAGAAGATCGAAGCCGAGATCCAATCCCTCGTCATGCTGAAAGCGAGGCAGAGCTGGCAGGTCCGGACCGAGGACCAGCTCGCCCTCAAGGAGCACAAGCTGTCCTCCGGTGGCgacaatggcgatggcgattgCGACAGCGACAAcgcgaggatgatgatgatggtgaagCTGCGGGAGACGGAGAGCAAGATCGTCAAGCTGAAGGAGCAGGTGGAGAAGCTGGAGGTCCACGAGAGGGAGCTGTTCGGGACGACGCAGGTGCTGAGGATGCAGAGCCGGACGCTCAAGATATGCCTCTTCGGCCTCCTCCAGCTCGTCctgctcttcctctccctcaagGCGTTCTTCGCCCAGGTCTCCGACCCCTTCGATGACGTTGTGCCGACGTGA
- the LOC127769556 gene encoding uncharacterized protein LOC127769556 isoform X1: protein MALLDYAARPRDSAPSPARLLLQSSSPAEANCGEAARFDGVARGENCSKLQLREIKISSLDSCASEKENLIGYLPKLPFDEEPAVRKLSLPCVAMQEKYVLHTSPRKGCRLRRWRRVRRDLRDNPLDLDVNFLVLATGYSLGIGSGISGVCINRKRIRMKDFGGVGRITRKSHPRGLRDKEEACIFESYFVTSGAGGAVSNNRHQIMSMSYDGDQSEDRQSEEVQSAYKSHGGGVLRGYFNLDRSEEQNEENEWSWIPQDGDPLAESMSSLQTTQEALENEMQKLSDLSKELGADNFSSDNRANNAFVSPDEDDVLETNQKMSHLEQKLEEASNTIREKNSVLSQLQELIDGMHIATPAERAFDIDQLETDLDRQLQEKIEAEIQSLVMLKARQSWQVRTEDQLALKEHKLSSGGDNGDGDCDSDNARMMMMVKLRETESKIVKLKEQVEKLEVHERELFGTTQVLRMQSRTLKICLFGLLQLVLLFLSLKAFFAQVSDPFDDVVPT from the exons ATGGCTCTGTTGGATTACGCAGCTAGGCCTAGGGATTCCGCCCCGTCGCCTGCAAGGTTGCTGCTGCAATCTTCTTCTCCCGCTGAGGCGAATTGTGGTGAAGCAGCTCGGTTTGATGGCGTGGCTAGAGGGGAGAATTGTTCCAAACTGCAATTGAGGGAGATTAAAATTTCGAGCTTGGATAGTTGTGCTTCTGAGAAGGAGAATCTAATTGGGTACCTTCCGAAGTTACCCTTCGATGAGGAGCCTGCTGTACGCAAGTTATCTCTACCATGTGTAGCAATGCAAGAAAAGTATGTTTTGCATACATCACCAAGAAAAGGGTGTAGGCTGAGGAGGTGGAGAAGGGTGAGGAGGGATCTAAGAGACAACCCATTGGATTTGGATGTCAATTTTCTGGTGCTAGCCACGGGATACTCGCTAGGGATAGGATCGGGGATATCTGGAGTTTGTATAAATAGGAAAAGGATTAGGATGAAGGATTTCGGGGGTGTGGGGCGAATCACGCGCAAATCGCACCCGAGGGGTCTGAGGGACAAGGAGGAGGCTTGCATTTTTGAGTCTTACTTTGTAACATCTGGTGCAGGTGGTGCTGTTAGCAACAACAGGCATCAAATAATGTCGATGAGCTATGACGGGGATCAAAGCGAGGACCGGCAAAGCGAAGAGGTTCAATCAGCATATAAAAGTCACGGTGGGGGTGTGTTAAGGGGGTATTTTAATTTGGATAGGTCTGAAGAgcaaaatgaagaaaatgaGTGGAGTTGGATTCCTCAAGATGGTGATCCTCTAGCTGAATCAATGTCTTCGCTTCAGACGACACAAGAAGCTCTTGAGAATG AGATGCAAAAACTGTCAGATCTTAGCAAGGAGTTAGGGGCTGACAACTTCAGCAGTGATAACAGAGCAAACAACGCATTCGTTTCGCCTGATGAGGACGATGTTCTTGAAACGAATCAAAAGATGAGCCATCTAGAACAGAAACTGGAAGAGGCGTCAAACACTATCAGAGAGAAGAACTCGGTATTATCACAGCTTCAAGAACTCATCGACGGCATGCACATAGCAACACCGGCGGAGAGGGCCTTCGACATCGATCAGCTGGAGACGGACCTCGACCGCCAGCTCCAGGAGAAGATCGAAGCCGAGATCCAATCCCTCGTCATGCTGAAAGCGAGGCAGAGCTGGCAGGTCCGGACCGAGGACCAGCTCGCCCTCAAGGAGCACAAGCTGTCCTCCGGTGGCgacaatggcgatggcgattgCGACAGCGACAAcgcgaggatgatgatgatggtgaagCTGCGGGAGACGGAGAGCAAGATCGTCAAGCTGAAGGAGCAGGTGGAGAAGCTGGAGGTCCACGAGAGGGAGCTGTTCGGGACGACGCAGGTGCTGAGGATGCAGAGCCGGACGCTCAAGATATGCCTCTTCGGCCTCCTCCAGCTCGTCctgctcttcctctccctcaagGCGTTCTTCGCCCAGGTCTCCGACCCCTTCGATGACGTTGTGCCGACGTGA